Genomic DNA from Microbacterium neungamense:
GGAGTCCGCCGGGGCCGCGCAGTCTGCGCAGTCGGCCCCTGGCACGGAGTCCGATCAGGCGGCATCCGGCCCTCACGCCGAGCCCGACGCCGAGGACGCGTCGCCGGCACCCGGCCGCGACGACGTGGTCCCTCCGCCGACGGAGATCCCGGCGGAGACGACCGCCTTCCCGGCGCCCGGGGCCTCGCCGGCGTACGCGCCGCCGGCATCCGGGGGGTATGCGGCGCCGGGCTACACCGCCCCGCCCGCTCCCGGCGCCGGGGTGCCCCCGTACGCGGGACCGGCGGCTCCGGGCTACCCGGGCGCCGCACCCGGCGGTCAGCCGCCCTACGCCGCACCCGGCGGTCAGCCGCCCTACGGGGCGGCCCCCGGCTACGGTGCGCCGGCGTACGCGACGGCCACCGCGCCCGGGCCGCAGAAGCAGCCGATCGTCGGGTATGTGGGGCTCGGCCTCGCCGTCGTCGGCACGATCCTGGCGTGCATCTTCATCACCTTCGGCCTCGGCGTCTTCGTGCTGTTCGCGGCGTTCGTGGTGTCGATCGTCGCCCTGTTCCTGAAGAACACCCGCAAGTGGCCCGCGATCACCGGCCTCGTCCTGTCGATCGTGGGCGGCATCGCCGGCACGATCCTGTTCCTCGTGATCGTCATCAGCACCGCCAGCCAGCTCGAGGACTTCGCGGACGGGTTGCCCAGCGCGCCGCCGATCGACGAGCCGGCCGAGACGGGTGAGGGCTCCGCCCCGGTCGAGGAGGGCGCCCTCGGCGAGCCGGTCGCCGTCGTGCAGATGGACGGCACCGCGGAGGTGACGATCCGCAGCGCCACCTGGGGCGTCGACAACGGCTCGGACATCGGCATCGACGCCGTCAACGGCGGCTACCTGATCCTCGACGTGCTGTGGGAGGGCGTCGAGGGCACCACGAACGCCAACCCGCTGTACTTCAGCGTCCTCGACGCCGAGGGCAACGAGGGCGACTTCGACTTCATGGTCGACGGCGCGCTGCCCGGCGACTCCGTGCAGAGCGGCGACCAGGTGGAGGGACTGGTGTCGTTCGACGTCGCCGAGTCGCCGTCGTACACCGTGATCATCACCGACGAGCTGCTGCAGGAGGTCGCGCGCGTCGACGTCACCGCGACGGCACGCTGACCCTCCCCCAGACGACGGATCCCCCGGGCGCCGGCCCGGGGATCCTCGCGTTTCGGACGGGTGTCTCAGTCCTCGCTCTTGCGCTTGCGCCAGCGGATGCCGGCCGAGATGAACCCGTCCAGGTCGCCGTCGAACACGGCGGCGGGGTTGCCGGACTCGTGGCCGGTGCGCAGGTCCTTGACGAGCTGCTGGCCGTAGAGGAAGTAGGAGCGCATCTGGTCGCCCCAGCTCGCGGTGATGTTCCCGGCGAGCTCCTTCTTCTTCGCCGCCTCCTCCTCCTTCTGCAGGAGCAGCAGGCGGGTCTGCAGCACGCGCATGGCGGCGGCGCGGTTCTGGATCTGCGACTTCTCGTTCTGCATCGACACGACGATGCCGGTCGGGAGGTGGGTGATGCGCACCGCGGAGTCGGTGGTGTTCACCGACTGCCCGCCCGGGCCCGAGGAGCGGAACACGTCGACGCGGATGTCGCCCTCCGGGATCTCCACCTCGGTGGCCTCCTCCATCAGCGGGATGACCTCGACGGCGGCGAAGGAGGTCTGCCGCTTATCGGCGGACCCGAACGGGCTGATCCGCGCGAGGCGGTGCGTGCCGGCCTCCACCGACAGGGTGCCGAACGCGTAGGGGGCGTCCACTTCGAAGGTGGCCGACTTGATGCCGGCGCCCTCGGCATAGGAGGTGTCCATGACCTTGACCGGGTAGCCGTGCTGCTCCGCCCAGCGCAGGTACATCCGCATCAGCATCTCGGCGAAGTCGGTGGCGTCGTCGCCGCCGGCGCCGGAGCGGATCGTGATGATCGCGGCGCGGTCGTCGTACTCGCCGTCGAGCAGCGTCTGCACCTCGAGCTGGTTGATGGTCTCGGTCAGCGCGGCGAGCTCGGCACGCGCCTCGGCGGCGGACTCCTCGTCCTGCATCTCGTTGGCGAGACCGACGAGCACCTCGAGGTCGTCCAGGCGCTGCTCGACCTCGGTCACCCGCTTCAACTCGGCCTGCTTGTGGCTGAGCGCGCTGGTCACCTTCTGCGCCTTCTCGGGATCGTCCCAGAGGTCGGGCGCGCCGGCCTCCTCGCTGAGGCGCGCGATGTCCTCGCGCAGGGAGTTCACGTCGACGACCTCACGGATGTCGCCGAATGTCTGTCGCAGGGCCTGGATGTCGGCGGAGAGATCGAGTTCGAGCATGGCACTCCAGCCTATCGCGCCGCCGCTCCCCCGCGCCGCGCCCGGTCGCGGGTAGCGTGTGGGGCGTGACCACATCCGCGGCGACCGTCCTGCGCAGCTTCGGGCCGATGGTGTACGCGCCCACGGTGCTGTTCTCGCTGGGCGAGGGAGCGGTCATCCCGCTGATCCCGGTGCTGGCCACGCAGCTGGGCGCCGGCGTCGCGGGCGCGGCGCTCGTGGCTTCCGCTCTCGTCGTCGGGCAGCTGTGCGGCAACCTGCCCGCCGGGTGGGCGGTGGCGAGGATCGGCGAGCGGATGACGATGGCGGTGGCGGGCCTGGTCGCCATGCTCGCCGCGACCGGGATGCTCCTCGCGCCGGCGCTGGGCCTGTTCACCGCGGCGGTGTTCCTGCTCGGGTTCTGCGCCGCCGCGTTCGGGCTGGCGCGGCACGCGTTCATGACGACGCGGGTGCCGCCGCGATTCCGCGCGCGCGCGCTGTCGCTGCTGGGCGGCAGCTTCCGGCTCGGGATCTTCGTCGGCCCGTTCGTCGCGGCCGCGCTGATCGGGCTGTTCGGCGGCGAGCGCTCCTCGATCTGGTTCCTGCTGGCGTGCCTCGCGGTCATGGTGGTGCTCGTCCTGGTCGGGCCGGACCCGGAGAAGAGCGCTCCGCCGATCACGAAACCCACCGACACGCCGTCCGAGGAGGACTCGGGCGAGCCGGTGAGCGGCTCCATCCCGACCGTGGCGCGGCACGGCGTGTTCCGCACGATGTGGGAGTACCGCGCGGTGCTCTCCCGGCTCGGGCTGGCCGCGGCGTCCCTGTCGGCGGTGCGGTCGGCGCGTCAGGTGGTGCTGCCGCTGTGGGGTGTGACGCTGGGCCTCGACGCCGAGACGATCGCCCTCGTCGTCGGCGTCTCGGGGGCGATCGACTTCGCACTGTTCTACGCCAGCGGCCAGGTGATGGACCGGTTCGGCCGGTTGTGGGCGGCGATGCCGGCCATGCTGCTGATGGGGTCGGCGTTCCTGGTGCTCGCCGTCACCCACGCCCTCGACGCGGGGATGCTGTGGTTCGGCATGATGGCGGCGGTGCTCGGTGTCGGCAACGGCCTCTCCAGTGGCATCCTGCTCACCCTCGGCGCGGACCTCGCGCCGACGCGGACCCCGGCGCCGTTCCTCGGATCGTGGCGCACGCTGACGGATGCCGGCGGCGCCGTGGCGCCGCTGATCGTCTCGGCGGTGACCGCGATCGCGTCGCTGCCGGTGGCTGCCGGGACGATGGGCGGCCTGGCCCTGCTCGGCGCCGCCGGCTTCCTGCGCTGGATCCCCCGCTACGTCCCGCGCCGAGACTGACAGGTCTATTCGAGGGCGGTGCGGGTGGTCGCGGTGGCCTCCAGCGGCACCCCGGCGGGCACGAACGCGGAGACGAGGGGCGGATGCCAAGCGGCGCCCACCGTGACCCGAGCCGAGACGCCGTCGGGGGTGCCGGCGGCGAGGAGCGCGACCCCGGGTGCGGTGCCGGCGATGACGGCGGCGGCCTGCTCCTGCACGCCCGCGTCGGTGAGCTCGGCGCGGACGGCGCCGCCCTCCACCTGCAGCGTGAAGCCGTCGGCGCCGGCCAGCGCCGCGGCGTCGGCGACCGCGTCCAGCCGCTTCTGCGCGATGTAGAGATCGGTCGCGCAGACGCAGACGAGCACCACCGCGACGGCGAGCAGCACGTAGCCGAGGATCAGGGGCAGGATGCTGCCGTCCTCGTCGCGTCCGAGCGCCGGCCGGAGCCGCATCATCCGCTCCCCCACAGTCGCGAGATCTTCTGCGCCGCCTGCGCCTCGATCGGGATGGAGGCGAGCCGGTCCAGGCCGAACAGCGGCGGCAGGAGCGGCAGGCTCACCCGCGTCCGCACAGTCACCACGACCACGGCCCCGGCATCCGGGCACGGGTCGGTCGCCGGCGCGCAGGACATCGACACCTGCACGGCATCCGCCTCCATGCCGTACTCGCGGACGACGCTCGCCAGCACGGCGTCGCCGCGGGCGGCGGCGGTCTCGGCATCCGGCGCCTGCCCGATCACGCGGGCGGTGTGTCGGGCGGCGGCCTCGGCCCCGAGCGTCTGCTCCTGCACGGCGCCGAGCGTGATCACGAGGTACACCAGCGGAACCAGCAGCAGCAGTCCGACGACGATGAACTCCAGCGCAGCGGAGCCCTCCTCTCCTCGCGCCCGCGCGTTCACCCGCTCCTCATTCCCCGCCGAGGGTCTCGACCGGTGCACGCCCCTCCACCTCCAGTCCGTACGGGATGCCGATGAGCCCCAGGACGGGGAGCGTGGTGCGCACGCGCACCACGACGGTCGGATGCCCGAGCGCGGTGTCCTCCCCGACCGTGACGTCCTGCGCGTACTCGGCGCCGATCGCCCGCTCGATCACCGCCCGGGTGCGGGCGACGCCCTCCGCGGGTGCGGTGTCGGCGAGCGCGGCATGATGCGCGCCCTCGACGGCGGCGTCGTGCACGACGTTGCGGACGTACACGGCGAACGCGACCTGCAGCACGGCCAGGGTGAGGGCGGTGAGCAGCGTCCCGACGAGCACGAACTCGACCGGGGTGGAACCCCGGTCGTCGCCGAGCATCCGCCGCCGCATCGCGCTCAGAGCCCGGAGACCCGGCCGATCGCCTGCTCGAACAACGACACCAGCGCGGGGCCGGCGACCGCCCAGATCACGACGACCAGGGCGGCGGTCATCAGGGTGACCAGCACCCAGCCGGGCACGTCACCGCGCTCGTCCTGAAAGGTCTCTCGGGCGCTCGCGCGGAGGGCGGCGTACCATCGTCCGATCGTCGACATGGGCAGCTCCTTGGGTCGGGGCTCAGCCGAGGCCGAGCCGGAGGATGAACAAACCGGGGTACACCGCGAACAGCACGGAGAGCGGGAGGATCAGGAACACCAGGGGCAGGAGCATCAGGATCTCCTTGTGCCCGGCCTGCTCGATGAGCACGCGCTTGGCCTCGTCCCGGGCATCCGCCGCCTGCGCGTGCAGCACCGCCGCCAGCGGTGCTCCATGCTCGAGGGCGGCGACGACCTGGTCCACCGCGCGGGTGAGGCCGGGCAGGCGCAGCCGTGCCGCGAGCTCGCCGAGGGCGTCCGCGAGCGGCGAGCCGGTGTGCACCGCGAGCACCGAGCGGCGCAGCTCCGCGGTGAGCTCGCCCGTGCCGATCGCGGACACCCGGCGAAGCGCGTCGAGCAGGGACTCCCCCGCCGACAGGCACAGAGCGAGGAACTCCAGGGTGGTCGGCAGCTCGTCAGCGAGACGCGCCCGGCGGGCACGGGCCCGGCCGCTCAGCCGCAGGTCGCAGCCCACCGCCGCCCCCGCCGCGAGGAGGACGGGCAGCAGGGCCGCCAGCGGCGTCATCCGCCCGCCGACCGCGAGAGCCACCACGACGAGGGCCCCGGCGACCAGCCCGCCGACCGCCCAGGCGAGCTGCCGGCCGCGGAAAGCCGCCGGAGTGCTGTCGATCCCGGCCTGCGCCAAGCGCAGCCGGAGCTCGTCGCCGCCGCCCAGCATCCGTTCGAAGCCCTCGCGCACCCGCGTCCACAGCCACCGGCCCGGCATGCGCATCACACCCGGGGCGGGGAGGATGCCCGGCGGCAGCAGCTCGTCGGGCACGGCGTCGCGCACGTAGGGGGCGATGCGGCGCTCCAGCGGAAGAGCCCGCCAGCGCGGCAGCGCGGACAGCAGGACGATCAGCCCTGCGGCGAGCGCGCCGCCGAGTAGGACGGCGATCGCGAGATCGGTGACCGCCCTCATCCGAACCACCGCTCCGGCTCGGGCAGGCGACCGATCCGCAGCATGATGCGGAAGGCGACGAAGGACACGACCGCGCCGACCGCGATCACGATCACGCCCTCCGGGCTGGCGTACGCGTCGCGCCCTTCCGGGCGCAGAGCCAGGAGCCCGAGGATGACCCAGGGAGCCACCGCGCCGAGCACGGCGGCGCCGCGGATCCAGGACTGCCGCGCCTCCACCTCGCCGCGCAGTGCCGCATCCGCGCGGACCGAGGACGACAGCGCGCGCAGCACCGTGGTGAGCTCCGTGCCGCCCACCTGTCTGGCCATCCGCAGCGTCTCCAGGATGCGATCGGCGATCGGGTCGGCCAGCGCCGCCTTCAGCCGGTCGAGGCTGGTCTCGAAGCGGCCGGTCGCCTGAAGATCGCGGGCGAACACCGCGAAGGCGGGCCGTACGGCGGGAGGGGCGGAGTCGGCAAGGCTGGCGACCGCATCCGGCAGCGGGAGCCCGACGCGGATGGCCGCGACGAGCAGGTCGCACACGTCCGGCCACAGCTGGCGGCGCGCCTTGCGCAGGCGCAGCCGCCGCCCGCGCAGGTGCAGAACGGGCGCGGCGCCGCCGGCGAGGCCGGCGACCGCGGCGAGCGCGGGGATGGCGGTGAGCAGCCAGACCACGGATGCCGCCAGCAGCGCCGCGGCGACCATCACCGCGATCAGGGTGCGCGGGGCCGCCCGCGGGAATCCGGCCTCCTCGAGCAGCCGGGCGAGACGGCCGCGCCGCGACGGGCGCTCGGCTCTCGCCGCGAGCGGCCACAGCCAGGGCGAGACGCACAGCAGCAGGCCGGCGCCGAGCAGGGTGCCCACGAGGAGTGTCATGCGGGCGCTCCGGCACGGTACACGTCGCGCGTGACGATCCGCCCGTCGACGACCTCGCCGGTCGGCGCGACCACTTCGGTCACCCGCCGGCCGCCGTCTGGTTCGCGGGTGCAGTGCACGACGTAGGAGATCGCCCCGGCCAGCGCGGGGGCGATGAAGGCGCGGTCGATGTTGCGGCCGGCCAGCAGCGGGAGCAGGGCGAGCTTCTCGAGCGCCTCCACCGCGGAATTGGCGTGCACCGTGCCGGCCGCGGGCACGCCGGTGTTGAGCGCGAGCACCAGGTCGAGCGCCTCCGCGTCGCGCACCTCGCCGACGACGAGGCGCTCCGGGCGCATCCGCAGTGCCTCCTTCACGAGCCGGCGCAGCGTGATCTCCCCGGTGCCCTCCAAGCTCGCCTGCCGCCCCTGCAGGGCGACGACGTCGGGACCCTCGACGGCCAGCTCGAACGTCTCCTCGACCGTGATGATCCGCTGCCGGTCCGCGCAGGAGGCGAGGAGCGCCCCGAGCAGCGTGGTCTTGCCGGCGTGTGTGGCGCCGGAGACGATGATGCTCCGCCCCTCCAGCAGCGCCCGGTGCAGCAGCTCGGCCACCTCGGCGGGCACGGAGCCCTGGGCGACGAGCGACTCCAGGCTTCGGTGCCGGCGGAGGAACTTGCGGATGTTCACCGCCCACGATCCGCGGACGACGTCGGCGATCGCGACGTGCAGGCGGGAGCCGTCCGGGAGGGATGCGTCGACGAACGGCTGGCTGATGTCCACCCGACGGCCGGTGGAGTGCAGCATCCGCTCGACGAGATCGCGCAGCGTCGCCTCCGTGAGCGGCAGGTCGATCCTCTCGCTGACCCCGCCGCGCGCGACGAAGACGCGATCCGGACCGTTCATCCAGATCTCCTCGATGTCGGGGTCGTCCAGCAGCGGCTGCAGCACCCCGAAGCCGGACACGGCCGCCAGCACGTCGCGGACACACGCCGCCTCGTCGTCGATCATGGCGTGGCCGCGGGCGAGTGCCAGGTCGTTGTGCCGGCGCACTTCGGCCTGGGCGATGCGGCGCGCCTGCTCCGGCGCCGCCGACGGGTCGGTGTTCTCCAGGCGCAGCCGCCGCCGCACGCTCTCGGCGACGAGGACGGACGGATGACTCACGCGGGCATCATGACAGAACGGCGGCGACGGCCGCGGAAGTTATCCACACCCCGTCCGCGGCCGGCGCTACCCTCCCGGTATGACGCCGTACGAGATCAGCTCGCTGTGGGCCCAGTGGGTCGGGTCCATCGCCGGGGCGAGACCTGGCTGCTGGTGAACGAGGGCACGGTGCCCGCGCTCGACGTGCACGTGGAAGGCCTCACCGAGCTCGACCGCCGGCGCCTGAGCGCCGCGCCGCGGCCGCTGCTCGCGCCGGGCGAGGCGGTGGAGTTCACGCTGGTCTCCCGGCTCACCCTGTCCGGACCGGCGAACGTCGTCGTCACCTACCGCCTCGACGGGGACGGCGCGGAGCGGCGCCGGGTGCTGCAGGTGCCCTCCGCCTAGCGGCGCGGCCGTCCACCGGCTTCGCGGACGGCGCGAGGATCCCGGTCAGCAGGAGGATCCCGGTCAGTAGACTGAACGGACCGCGCGGGAGTGGTGAAACTGGCAGACACGCAGGATTTAGGTTCCTGTGCCTTCGGGCGTGTGGGTTCGAGTCCCACCTTCCGCACGAGCGTCGGGGGCGCAGGCTTCCCGCTGACGCCGCCCACCGCCGACCTCTGACACGACGGGACGTCATGCTTCACACCGCTCTGCAGGCGCCGACGGCGCTGATCCCCTGGCTCGATCCTGAGACGATCATCGGCGCGGCAGGTCCCTGGGCCCTGCTGGTGGTGTGCTTCATCGTGTTCGCCGAGACCGGTCTGCTCGTCGGCTTCCTGCTGCCCGGCGACACCCTGCTGGTCATCTCCGGTCTGCTCGCCCACGCGCAGTCGTACGCCCCGAACGGGGTGTTCGGCATCAGCGTGTGGTGGGTGGCGCTGCTGATCGGCCTGGCGGCCTTCGTCGGCGGAGAGGTCGGCTACCTGATCGGCCACAAGGGCGGCCCTGCGGTGTTCGAGCGCAAGGAGTCCGGCCTGTTCAGCCGCAAGAACGTCGAGCGCACCAACGCGTTCTTCGAGCGGTTCGGCGGCATCACGATCATCCTCGCCCGCTTCGTGCCCATCGTCCGCACCTTCGCGCCGGTCGCCGCCGGCGTCGGCCACATGCACAAGGGCAAGTACACCCTCTACAACCTCATCGGCGCCGTGCTGTGGGGCTTCGGGCTGACCATGTTCGGCTACGTGATCGGGTTCATCCCGCCGGTGGCATGGTTCGTCAAGGAGTACATCGATCTGATCCTGCTCGCCGCGGTCGGCGGCACCGCCGTCGTCACGCTCTGGCACTACCTCGTCGAGCGGCACAAGGCGAAGAAGGCCGCGGCGGCCGGGGAGGACGTGATCGTGGACCGCGAGGAGGCCGCTCACCTCGCCCTCGACCCGGAGGTGTTCGAGCGGGCCCCCGACCTCGACGGCGACGGCAAGCGCTGAGCCGCCGCCTGCAGCCCACGTCGGAGGCTCAGCCGGCCTTCTTCTTGCCCTTCTTCGCCGGCGCCCCGGACTCCTTCGACTCCTTGCCGCCGGCATCCTTCCGCGCGGCCTTGGACTTCTCCACGCTCGCGCGCAGCGCCTCCATCAGGTCGATGACCTCGCCGCCCTTCTCCTCGCCCTCCTCGGCGAAGGTCTCGGCGACGTCGAAGCCCTCGCCGGCCTCGATCTTGGCGTCGATGAGGGTGCGCAGCTCCTTCTGGTACTCGTCGACGTACTCATCCGGGTCGAAGTCGCTGGAATAGCTGTCCACGAGCGAGGCCGACAGCTCGAGCTCCTTCTTGCTGATCGTCACGTCCTCCTCGAGGGCCGGGAAGGATGCCTCGCGCACCTCGTCCGCCCAGAGCAGGGTCTGCAGCACGAGCACGTTCCCGCGCACCCGCAGCGCCGCCAGCCGGGTCTTCTGCCGCAGCGTGAACCGCACGATCGCGGTGCGATCGGTCTGCTCCAGGGTCTTCCGCAGCAGCACGTACGCCTTGGGCGACTTCGAGTCCGGCTCCAGGTAGTACGCCCGGTCGAGCGTGAGCAGGTCGACCTGGTCGCTGGGCACGAACTCGACCACGTCGATCTCCCGGCTCTTCTCGGCCGGCAGCGCGTCGAGGTCCTCCTTGGTGATCACGATGGTGCGCCCGTCGTCGACGTAGGCGCGGTCGATGTCGGCGTAGGGGACCGTCTCGCCGCACACCTCGCAGGTGCGCTGGTAGCGGATGCGGCCGCCGTCCTTGGCGTGCACCTGATGCAGCGGCACGTCGTGGTCCTCCGTCGCCGAGTACACCTTCACCGGCACGTTCACCAGGCCGAAGGTCAGCGCGCCCTTCCAGATGCTTCTCATCACACCAGTAGACACCAGGCACACCTTTCACGACCAGGGGGTTGCGCACGGCGGATACGCTGGCGGCATGGCATCCGGCGGGCAGGTCGTGCAGATCGACGGGCGCCGCCTGCGCGTGACCAATCTCGACAAGATCGTCTACCCCGAGACCGGCACCACCAAGGGCGAGGTGATCGCCTACTACACGCGGATCGCCCCGGTGATGCTCCCGCACGTCCGCGGTCGTCCGGCGACGCGCAAGCGGTGGGTGGACGGCGTGGGGACGACGGATGCCCCGGCCGAGGCGTTCTTCACCAAGCAGCTCGAGCAGGGCGCCCCGGACTGGATCCGGCGGATGCCGATCGAGCACTCCGACGGGCCGAAGGAGTACCCGCTCATCGAGGACGTCCCCACCCTGGTGTGGATGGCGCAGATGGCGGCCCTGGAGCTGCACGTGCCGCAGTGGCGGTTCACCGCCTCGGGCGGACGGGGCCGTCCCGATCGCATGGTGCTCGACCTCGATCCCGGCCCGGAGGTCGGGTTGCCCGAGTGCGCCGAGGTGGCGCGGCTGGCCCGCGGCATCCTGACCGGGATGGGGCTGGAGCCGATGCCGGTCACCAGCGGCAGCAAGGGCATCCACCTCTACTGCCGGCTGCCCACGAGCGAGGACGGCACCGGCCTGCAGACCAGCGACGAGGTCTCCGCGGTGGCGAAGGAGCTGGCCCGGCTGATCGAGGCGGACCACCCCGACCTGGCGACGCACGTGATGGCGAAGTCCGCGCGCGGCGGAAAAGTGTTCATCGACTGGAGCCAGAACAGCGCGTCGAAGACGACCATCGCGCCGTACTCGCTGCGCGGCCGCGCGCACCCCTGGGTCGCGGCGCCGCGCACGTGGGAGGAGCTGGACGACCCCGAGCTCGCGCACCTCTCGTTCGGCGAGGTGCTGGACCGGGTGGATGCCGGGATCGACCCGTTCGCCTCCCTCGCCCCGCCGTCCACCGCCCTCTCCTCGTATCTGGCCAAGCGCGACGCGTCGAAGACGCCGGAGCCCATGCCGCGGACGGCATCCGCCGGCGGCTCAGGCGCCCCGCGGTTCGTCATCCAGGAGCACCACGCCTCACGGCTGCACTACGACCTGCGCATCGAGCGCGACGGGGTGCTGATCAGCTGGGCGGTGCCGAAGGGGGTGCCGGAGACCTCGGATCGCAATCATCTGGCCGTGATGACCGAGCCGCATCCGCTGGAGTACCTCACCTTCGAGGGGGAGATCCCGAAGGGCGAGTACGGGGCGGGCACCATGACGCTGTGGGACACCGGCACGGTGGCACTGGAGAAGTGGCGCGACGACGAGGTGATCGGCACCTTCACCGGCCGCCCCGGCGGGCGGCTGGGGTCGGTGCGGCTGGCGCTCATCCGCACCGAGGGCAGCGGGGAGAAGTCGCAGTGGCTCCTCCACCGCATGAAGGACCCGCACGGGCATCCGACGGCCCACCCGGGCGAACCCCCGTCGGCCCCCGAGCCTGTCGCCGGGTCCGCGGCCACGCACGGCGACGCTTCGACGGGCTCAGCGTCCGGAGGCTCGGCGTCCGGAGGCGACGCTTCGACGGGCTCAGCGTTCGCAGGCTCGGCGTCCGGAGACAAGCCCACCCTCGCGACGCTCGAGCCGATGCTGGCCGAGGCGGGGACGCCCGGCCTCGCCCGCGCCCTCGGGGATCCGGCCTGGGCGGAGATCAAGTGGGACGGCATCCGCGCCCTCGGCACGTGGCGGGACGGGCGGATGCGGCTGCACGCCCGCCGCGGCACCGACATCACCGCCCGCTACCCCGAGCTCACCGCCGACGGCGCCCCTCTCCTGCCCGCCGACGAGGCGGTCGTGGACGGCGAGATCGTCGCCTTCGACGCGGCCGGACGCCCCAGCTTCGCCCGGCTGCAGAACCGGATGCACCTGACCCGGCCTCGGGAGATCGAGCGCGAGGTGGTGCGCACGCCCGTCGTGTACCTGCTGTTCGACCTGCTGCGGCTGAACGGGCACGAGCTCACCGGGATGCCGCTGCGGCAGCGCCGGGAGCTGCTCGAACAGGTCGCCGCCGATCTCGACGCCCCGGTGCAGGTCGCCCCGGTGTTCGACGACATCGACGCGGCGCTGGACGCCAGCCGGCAGTACGGTCTGGAGGGGGTGGTCGCCAAGGACCCCGCCTCCCGCTACCGGCCGGGCGTGCGGTCGTCGGCGTGGCTGAAGCTCAAGCACACCCGCACCCAGGAGGCGGTGATCGTGGGCATCCGTCCCGGGCAGGGCAACCGGCAGGGCACGATCGGGTCGCTGCTGCTGGCCGTGCCGGAGGAGGATGCCGGCACGCTCCGGCTGCGCTATGTGGGCAAGGTGGGCAGCGGGTTCACCGAACGGATGCTGGCCGACCTGTCCGCCCGCCTTGAGCCGCTGCGCACGCCGGCCCCGGCGGTGCCGGACGTGCCTCGACCGGAGGCGAAGGACGCGCAGTGGGTGCG
This window encodes:
- a CDS encoding DedA family protein, which codes for MLHTALQAPTALIPWLDPETIIGAAGPWALLVVCFIVFAETGLLVGFLLPGDTLLVISGLLAHAQSYAPNGVFGISVWWVALLIGLAAFVGGEVGYLIGHKGGPAVFERKESGLFSRKNVERTNAFFERFGGITIILARFVPIVRTFAPVAAGVGHMHKGKYTLYNLIGAVLWGFGLTMFGYVIGFIPPVAWFVKEYIDLILLAAVGGTAVVTLWHYLVERHKAKKAAAAGEDVIVDREEAAHLALDPEVFERAPDLDGDGKR
- a CDS encoding Ku protein, which encodes MRSIWKGALTFGLVNVPVKVYSATEDHDVPLHQVHAKDGGRIRYQRTCEVCGETVPYADIDRAYVDDGRTIVITKEDLDALPAEKSREIDVVEFVPSDQVDLLTLDRAYYLEPDSKSPKAYVLLRKTLEQTDRTAIVRFTLRQKTRLAALRVRGNVLVLQTLLWADEVREASFPALEEDVTISKKELELSASLVDSYSSDFDPDEYVDEYQKELRTLIDAKIEAGEGFDVAETFAEEGEEKGGEVIDLMEALRASVEKSKAARKDAGGKESKESGAPAKKGKKKAG
- a CDS encoding ATP-dependent DNA ligase, yielding MASGGQVVQIDGRRLRVTNLDKIVYPETGTTKGEVIAYYTRIAPVMLPHVRGRPATRKRWVDGVGTTDAPAEAFFTKQLEQGAPDWIRRMPIEHSDGPKEYPLIEDVPTLVWMAQMAALELHVPQWRFTASGGRGRPDRMVLDLDPGPEVGLPECAEVARLARGILTGMGLEPMPVTSGSKGIHLYCRLPTSEDGTGLQTSDEVSAVAKELARLIEADHPDLATHVMAKSARGGKVFIDWSQNSASKTTIAPYSLRGRAHPWVAAPRTWEELDDPELAHLSFGEVLDRVDAGIDPFASLAPPSTALSSYLAKRDASKTPEPMPRTASAGGSGAPRFVIQEHHASRLHYDLRIERDGVLISWAVPKGVPETSDRNHLAVMTEPHPLEYLTFEGEIPKGEYGAGTMTLWDTGTVALEKWRDDEVIGTFTGRPGGRLGSVRLALIRTEGSGEKSQWLLHRMKDPHGHPTAHPGEPPSAPEPVAGSAATHGDASTGSASGGSASGGDASTGSAFAGSASGDKPTLATLEPMLAEAGTPGLARALGDPAWAEIKWDGIRALGTWRDGRMRLHARRGTDITARYPELTADGAPLLPADEAVVDGEIVAFDAAGRPSFARLQNRMHLTRPREIEREVVRTPVVYLLFDLLRLNGHELTGMPLRQRRELLEQVAADLDAPVQVAPVFDDIDAALDASRQYGLEGVVAKDPASRYRPGVRSSAWLKLKHTRTQEAVIVGIRPGQGNRQGTIGSLLLAVPEEDAGTLRLRYVGKVGSGFTERMLADLSARLEPLRTPAPAVPDVPRPEAKDAQWVRPELVGEVEFSEWTPGGILRHARWRGLRPDKTPDEVRVEP